One part of the Sorangiineae bacterium MSr11954 genome encodes these proteins:
- a CDS encoding carbohydrate binding family 9 domain-containing protein, producing MYFALASALVFADSIDARAAAPNLGAVRVTEAPVLDGRLDDDAWRAVPGTDAFTQKFPNERSPPRERTIVRVAYDDTALYVAVDCQQRDGRITARLARRDVQVEADWVSVALGTAGDGVTAFEFTVNAAGVQTDMLRYRDTETSLEWDENWEARTTISARGWQAEYRIPFKILRYAILPTQTWRFQVRRYTSERQETDEWAFIPRSGGGEVSRYGLLSGLRDLPRPSQIEARPFVLGRLVRQDAAVESDPSETTLSASAGADVKWHVTPRLTLDATIHPDFAQVEADQLTLNLTNYEVYYPEKRPFFLEGLDIFSLPYQLVYTRRIGHNPLSPFTPNLRTEAPFNEHVAGATTASSLLGAGKLVGKLDDHWSVGTLTALTGANHVDVASNGTRTRRLLTPTTLYNAFRLTRAMGENASVGATVTLTGRAEDAGSYPLAVPSSLPAPVAGTPPPARALGSIAQVLCPHGAIVVQGGRCFNDAVVAGLDWRWRSANGDYVTDGQIYGSMLQNGPPRMALDGTLVRSGDIGAGALFYFGKEGGTHWLWDGALAYSSRKLDINDMGFAQRSNQAMFDGGLEFRELSPWGPLLESHLRLEAYIRQNTDFLDIGRDFQLKTWGRFANFWNAFSSIHYLPARYDDREVGDGTALERAGAIEHEFTLGTNPTKRIVGSLATTTDFVFNGFAISAKANVKLRVLPQFDVELIPNITHTAGEPRWAADDAATGAHVYGRLSASSVGAIVRAAYTFTPRLDLVSYGQFFRSSGHYGDLSMSVLPPGGKVPLSSLVPFTGPDPEADWKEWAVNTNVVLRWEYKLGSTLYLVYSRTQSPGVAVNSGETSGRTPAVDLFMVKLTYWLG from the coding sequence CGCGCTCTATGTGGCCGTCGATTGCCAGCAGCGCGATGGCCGGATCACGGCCCGCCTCGCGCGCCGCGACGTTCAAGTCGAGGCGGATTGGGTCTCGGTGGCCCTCGGCACGGCCGGCGACGGGGTGACGGCGTTCGAATTTACCGTCAACGCGGCCGGCGTGCAGACGGACATGCTGCGGTACCGCGATACCGAAACATCGCTCGAGTGGGACGAGAACTGGGAGGCGCGCACCACCATCTCGGCCCGCGGCTGGCAAGCCGAATACCGCATCCCCTTCAAGATCCTCCGCTACGCCATTCTGCCGACCCAGACGTGGCGCTTCCAAGTCCGCCGCTACACCTCGGAGCGGCAGGAGACGGACGAGTGGGCCTTCATCCCGCGCAGCGGCGGGGGCGAGGTGTCGCGCTACGGGCTGCTCTCCGGGCTGCGCGATCTCCCGCGCCCCTCGCAAATCGAAGCGCGCCCGTTCGTGCTCGGGCGGCTCGTACGGCAGGACGCCGCCGTCGAATCCGATCCGAGCGAGACCACCTTGTCGGCCTCCGCGGGGGCCGACGTGAAATGGCACGTGACCCCTCGCCTCACGCTCGACGCCACCATCCACCCGGACTTTGCGCAGGTGGAGGCGGACCAGCTGACCTTGAACCTGACCAACTACGAGGTTTACTACCCCGAAAAGCGCCCCTTCTTCCTCGAAGGCCTCGATATCTTCTCCCTCCCCTATCAGCTCGTTTATACGCGCCGCATCGGGCACAACCCCCTCTCGCCCTTCACCCCCAACCTGCGAACGGAGGCGCCGTTCAACGAGCACGTCGCCGGCGCGACCACCGCGTCCTCGCTGCTCGGCGCGGGAAAGCTGGTGGGAAAGCTCGATGACCATTGGTCGGTGGGCACATTGACCGCGCTCACCGGCGCCAACCACGTCGATGTCGCGAGCAATGGCACCCGCACCCGCCGCCTCCTCACGCCCACGACGCTCTACAACGCATTCCGGCTAACGCGCGCCATGGGAGAAAATGCCAGCGTGGGGGCAACGGTCACCCTGACGGGGCGCGCCGAGGACGCGGGGAGCTATCCCCTCGCCGTCCCCAGCTCCCTGCCCGCCCCCGTGGCCGGAACACCGCCCCCGGCGCGGGCGCTTGGATCGATCGCGCAAGTCCTCTGCCCGCACGGCGCGATTGTGGTGCAGGGCGGACGCTGCTTCAATGATGCGGTGGTGGCGGGGCTCGACTGGCGATGGCGATCGGCGAACGGCGATTACGTGACCGACGGTCAAATCTATGGCTCGATGCTCCAGAACGGACCGCCGCGCATGGCGCTCGATGGAACGCTCGTCCGCTCCGGCGACATCGGCGCGGGCGCCCTCTTCTACTTCGGAAAAGAAGGCGGCACGCATTGGCTGTGGGACGGTGCCCTCGCCTATTCCAGCCGCAAGCTCGACATCAACGACATGGGCTTTGCGCAGCGCTCCAATCAGGCCATGTTCGACGGCGGCTTGGAGTTCCGCGAGCTCTCCCCCTGGGGGCCTCTGCTCGAGTCCCACCTGCGCCTGGAGGCCTACATCCGCCAGAATACGGATTTTCTCGATATCGGGCGCGACTTCCAGCTCAAGACGTGGGGACGCTTCGCGAACTTCTGGAACGCCTTTTCATCGATCCACTACCTCCCCGCCCGCTACGACGACCGTGAGGTCGGCGATGGAACCGCCCTCGAGCGCGCGGGGGCCATCGAGCACGAATTCACCCTCGGCACCAACCCGACCAAGCGCATCGTGGGCTCGCTCGCCACCACCACGGATTTCGTCTTCAATGGTTTTGCCATCAGCGCCAAGGCCAACGTAAAGCTACGCGTGCTGCCCCAGTTCGATGTAGAGCTGATCCCCAACATCACCCACACGGCCGGGGAGCCGCGCTGGGCCGCCGACGACGCCGCCACCGGAGCCCACGTTTACGGGCGGCTCTCGGCCAGCAGCGTGGGGGCCATCGTCCGCGCCGCATATACCTTCACGCCGCGTCTCGACCTGGTCAGTTACGGCCAGTTCTTTCGTTCGAGCGGTCACTACGGCGATTTGTCGATGTCGGTGCTCCCCCCCGGTGGCAAAGTCCCATTGTCGTCGCTGGTGCCGTTCACCGGGCCCGATCCGGAGGCGGATTGGAAAGAGTGGGCGGTCAATACCAACGTCGTCCTCCGTTGGGAGTACAAACTCGGTTCGACCTTGTACTTAGTCTATTCCCGCACGCAATCGCCCGGCGTCGCGGTGAACTCGGGCGAAACGTCGGGACGGACGCCGGCCGTCGATCTCTTCATGGTGAAGCTCACCTACTGGCTCGGATGA
- a CDS encoding B12-binding domain-containing radical SAM protein, which translates to MPVRPLQVLRHDSAKYLRRRKSNLHIVFVHTPMSTFKVDQRREFWQNFDVRYHATHPGLQHMENVLWELPHWMTWLGGVLQHTGFESMEPLDFYSSETQITGIDVAKVRASLARHPGDIYLFSPMTPNLFFALEIADLIKEMYPHAKTIFGGVVATPQRQKLAAHPSVDYVVFERAEYALPALLETIEAGGDVTALGNMCFRMDDGEIFTSSWEYPSIPVEELPFPKVDLFPSSAGKDIRYIRQVYALGCPYKCSFCTIQTIGQKPSYFPVERVISEIRAYRKHYGEHHNIYFGDETFTTHAERTLKICQALEDEGNVMYDCQTRLNLLQDDRVLRALHRSGCRWLEIGLETADQESQDLFKQRVKIGSTRDALARVRDFGIPVCSFMVNGFPNQTIDDMRRSLDWVCGLISDGLLQASYLFGLVPYPGSELYEEPEKSGLRLRHHDFRYYHEDMLPVFDTEHATAEQTYQVFLDGVAQLGQAMSCRPYFGADTIQGSRAAFGAFWESSHV; encoded by the coding sequence ATGCCAGTTCGACCGCTGCAAGTCCTCCGACATGATTCGGCCAAGTACCTCCGCCGGCGAAAGAGCAACCTCCATATCGTGTTCGTACACACGCCGATGTCGACCTTCAAGGTCGACCAGCGGCGCGAGTTTTGGCAAAACTTCGACGTCCGCTACCACGCGACGCATCCAGGGCTGCAGCACATGGAAAACGTACTCTGGGAGCTGCCGCATTGGATGACTTGGTTGGGCGGGGTGCTCCAGCACACGGGCTTCGAATCCATGGAGCCGCTCGACTTCTACAGCTCCGAGACGCAAATCACCGGCATCGACGTGGCCAAGGTGCGCGCCTCGCTCGCGCGCCACCCGGGCGACATTTACCTGTTCTCACCGATGACGCCCAATCTCTTCTTCGCGCTGGAGATCGCGGATCTCATCAAGGAGATGTACCCCCACGCCAAGACCATCTTCGGGGGCGTGGTGGCCACCCCGCAGCGCCAAAAGCTCGCGGCGCACCCCAGCGTCGACTACGTGGTGTTCGAGCGCGCGGAGTACGCGCTCCCGGCGCTGCTCGAAACCATCGAGGCGGGCGGCGACGTCACCGCGCTGGGAAATATGTGCTTTCGAATGGATGACGGCGAAATCTTCACCAGCAGCTGGGAATACCCGAGCATCCCCGTCGAGGAGCTCCCCTTCCCCAAGGTGGATTTGTTCCCATCGTCGGCCGGTAAGGACATTCGCTACATCCGGCAAGTCTATGCGCTGGGCTGCCCCTACAAATGCTCGTTTTGCACCATTCAGACCATCGGGCAAAAACCCTCGTACTTCCCCGTCGAACGGGTCATCTCCGAGATTCGCGCCTATCGAAAGCACTACGGCGAGCACCATAATATTTACTTTGGCGACGAGACCTTCACCACCCACGCGGAGCGCACCCTCAAGATCTGCCAGGCCCTGGAGGACGAAGGGAACGTCATGTACGACTGCCAGACGCGCCTCAATCTCCTCCAGGACGACCGGGTGCTGCGTGCGCTCCACCGAAGCGGGTGCCGCTGGCTGGAGATCGGCCTGGAGACGGCCGACCAAGAGAGCCAAGATCTCTTCAAGCAGCGCGTGAAGATCGGCTCCACGCGCGACGCCCTGGCGCGGGTGCGCGACTTCGGGATCCCCGTGTGCTCGTTCATGGTGAACGGCTTTCCCAATCAGACCATCGACGACATGCGCCGCTCCCTCGATTGGGTGTGCGGGCTCATCTCCGATGGCTTGCTCCAAGCCTCGTACCTCTTCGGGCTGGTGCCCTATCCCGGGAGCGAGCTCTACGAAGAGCCCGAAAAATCCGGATTGCGGCTACGGCACCACGATTTTCGATATTACCACGAGGACATGCTCCCCGTGTTCGACACCGAGCACGCGACGGCCGAGCAGACCTACCAAGTCTTCCTCGACGGGGTGGCGCAGCTCGGTCAGGCGATGTCCTGCCGGCCGTACTTCGGCGCGGACACCATTCAAGGTTCGCGCGCCGCGTTTGGAGCGTTCTGGGAATCGTCCCACGTTTGA
- a CDS encoding (2Fe-2S) ferredoxin domain-containing protein codes for MPQREHYLFVCTNRRDDANPRGSCAQKGSEELAKKLKSLLKSKGAARAVRACTSSCLDMCETGITILQEPEHVVYGHVTEDDLESIVEASARGEVVERLVVGGAGTKEAADSKNRQGP; via the coding sequence ATGCCCCAACGAGAACACTACCTCTTCGTCTGCACCAACCGCCGCGATGACGCGAACCCCCGCGGTTCGTGCGCGCAAAAGGGCTCCGAGGAGCTCGCAAAGAAGCTGAAATCGCTGCTCAAGAGCAAGGGCGCCGCCCGCGCGGTGCGCGCGTGCACGTCGAGCTGCCTCGACATGTGCGAGACCGGGATCACCATCCTGCAAGAACCGGAACACGTCGTCTATGGACACGTCACCGAGGACGACTTGGAGTCCATCGTGGAGGCCAGCGCGCGCGGCGAGGTGGTGGAGCGGCTGGTGGTGGGCGGCGCCGGTACGAAGGAGGCGGCCGATTCGAAAAATCGACAGGGCCCGTGA
- a CDS encoding DUF3865 domain-containing protein, whose product MTAATTFALSPYTNIDRLIASVLESDLPDYKSCVLALERSIKDYFPALSPKTSPILNSIPHWRPAQIGFVIVEYSVFTNAAIHMFLDARIRNHWEKLDAEIVRNVEEEMGVLTKRVPHLELMRFGHRYDLGLETDGVEPSPSTKGFVERMNKLFRSDDNAFLGGCLLAFEATAVDEFRIVDKFLRAYKSATGGEIRKGSLTDIYIAGHVTHDDNDPEADHYAGMRNAIGEYIDAANLPRFIRGFYAVTMNLSMWWEHLAIEAHHRMIEERLVLKDPQRFDPFRVFAEAS is encoded by the coding sequence ATGACCGCGGCCACGACGTTTGCACTCTCGCCTTATACCAACATCGACCGACTGATCGCCTCGGTGCTCGAGAGCGACCTGCCCGATTACAAGTCGTGCGTGCTCGCGCTCGAGCGCTCGATCAAGGACTACTTCCCGGCGCTGAGCCCGAAAACGAGCCCGATCCTGAACAGCATCCCCCACTGGAGGCCCGCGCAAATCGGCTTCGTGATCGTGGAGTACTCCGTATTCACGAACGCGGCCATTCATATGTTCTTGGACGCGCGCATCCGCAACCACTGGGAGAAGCTCGATGCCGAGATCGTGCGCAACGTGGAAGAAGAGATGGGCGTGCTCACCAAGCGGGTGCCGCACCTGGAGCTGATGCGCTTCGGCCACCGCTACGATCTGGGCCTGGAGACCGACGGGGTGGAGCCTTCGCCGTCGACCAAGGGCTTCGTCGAGCGCATGAACAAGCTCTTTCGAAGCGACGACAACGCCTTCCTCGGCGGGTGCCTGCTGGCCTTCGAGGCCACGGCGGTCGACGAGTTCCGCATCGTCGACAAGTTCCTGCGCGCCTACAAGAGCGCCACCGGCGGCGAAATCCGGAAAGGCTCGCTCACCGACATCTACATCGCGGGCCACGTGACCCACGACGACAACGATCCCGAGGCCGATCACTACGCGGGGATGCGCAACGCCATCGGCGAATACATCGATGCCGCGAACCTGCCGCGCTTCATCCGAGGGTTCTACGCGGTGACCATGAACCTCAGCATGTGGTGGGAGCACCTGGCCATCGAGGCGCACCACCGCATGATCGAGGAGCGGCTCGTCTTGAAAGATCCCCAGCGTTTCGATCCCTTCCGCGTCTTCGCGGAGGCCAGCTGA